In Leptospira stimsonii, the genomic stretch CAATCCTATATTCATTTTTGAGAATATTCGTAATTCTCAACATACTCTCTCACGAGGTTTTGAAATTCTTCGGGCGCTTTTTTCGGTCTCGATTTCGAAACGGAGACTACCAATTGTTCGTCCTGCACCGCGAAATAACGCAAACCGGATTCTACATCCGTAACTTCGTGCCTCATATAACTCCGGATCTTTTCAAAAGAATGGATCCAGGTGCTCACCCGTACTTTTCTTCCCGCGGGGACGGGTTGGAAGAATCGAAAAACTCCTCCCATAAAAAACATCGTCGTATCCATTTCCACAAAACGATCCAAGGTCAGACCGGTTTGTGTGGAAAAAAACCATCGAGAATCCTCTACGATTCTCCAAAGATACGCTGGGTTGTATTCCCCGAAAATATTTCTCTCGCTATAGAGAGTGATCAATTCCGTATCCACCGTTTTGCAAGTCCCTTTAAAATCGGGAATCTGTGGAAACTGATCAAAACCGGAAATGTCCGATTTTTCGCCTGGAAGAAGATCGATCGTTCTTCCTTCTTTTTCCGAAACGGTAAGGGTTTTTATCTCCGCGGCGGCAGTTCCGGAATCCGAATACACTTTTTGATCCCAGAAGATCTTACCATCTTTAAGAGGAAATGCTTTCGTTTCCGTTTTGAGATCGGCTCCTTCCATTTGCTGAGCAAGGAATCGAATCTGAGATTCGAGAGGATGGATCGCAATCCCTTGAGACAAAATCTCCCTCAAAGAAAAACCGTTTTTTTCCAGGGCACGAAATCTGCCTTCCAGGCAGAAATTCTCATAAGTCCTACTGGTCACGTGTCTCTGCGTGTCCAGGTCGGAAATACGAGTCACGAGTTGAATTTCATCTCTGATCATTTCGTCCCTCCCTTTTTCTTTGTCGGAGATTCTGACCTTATTTCGCGACCCATAGGGAGCGAAATTGCATTCACCTCAGCGTGCCTCCGGAAGATTCTGACCTTAGTTTAGACCGGGCTAAATTTTGATCAAACAAAAAAATACAGAACGTTCGTTCTGTTTTTTTAAGAAGCGTATTCAAAGTCATTGACAGAAGTTTTTTCGCGTGGGAAATTAGTTACGTAAGAATTTTGGAATAATACCTTTAGATATGAAAGCTCAATCGCGCAAAAAGAAAGAATCCGGAATCGGCGTTCGGGAAAGAATTTTGGATACGGCGACTTCTCTTTTTTACAAACAGGGGTTTTCGAATACCGGAATGAGACAGATAATTCAAGAGTCCAATTCCGTAGCCGCGAGTCTTTACGATCATTATCCATCCAAAAAAGAATTGGGCCTCGCCTATTTAGCTCGTCAGGAAGAAAAAACTCTCAGCGACCTTCAAGGTTTGATGGATCGTTATCCCGATATGGCCGAATTCTTAAGAGCCTGGGTCATCCTCAAAGAAAAGCAGATTCGTCACGGAGAATTCTTCGGATGTCCCTTTGCCGGATTTGCGAGTCAGGTGATGGACGCGGATCCGGAGTATACCGAATTCTTAAAAGATATCGTCTCGAAATGGACGAGGATGATCAGCGACTATCTACAGAAGGCGATCGGTTCCGGTCAACTCAAACGAAGCATGGACATTCAATACGTAGCTCGGAGAATGTTGATGGCTTATCACGGTTCGGTGACGATGTGGAGAATGACTTTGGAACTTCGTTACATCCGCGAAATGGAAGATTCACTCCGAGAAATCGTCGAAGAATATAGAATTCTCTAAAGAAATTCAAATTCTCTTTTTGAGAAATCCATTCCAATCAGTAACCAGTCCAACATTCAGAACGAATCTACGTGTATGGAAAAGAAGATTTTACTGACGCTCGTTTCTGTGTTATTCCTATTCACAAGTTGTGCTCCCGTGGACGGCGACGATAAGGCAAAGAAAAAAGGAGGAAAGATGAAATACGAAGTGAACAAATCGGAAGAAGAATGGAAAAAAGAACTCACTCCTGAACAATATAAAATCTTAAGACAGAAGGGGACCGAGATGGCGTTCACCGGCGCCCTCTATAAGAATCACGAAAAAGGAACCTATCTTTGCGCCGCTTGCGGAGCCGCGCTCTTTTCGTCGGAAACAAAATATGAATCCGGATCGGGTTGGCCTTCTTTCTATCAACCCGCAAAAGAAGAAGCCGTCGAAAAGGAAACCGACTCAAGTCATGGGATGACGAGAACTGAAGTGGTTTGTGCAAGATGTGGTGGGCATTTGGGACATGTATTTCCTGACGGACCAAGACCGACCGGACTTAGGTATTGTATCAATTCTGCATCTTTGAAGTTTAAGAAAGAATAAGAATCTTACAGCTTCCGGGAAGGGTTCCCGACCCGGAAAAATTCCCGCTCCCGTTTTTTGATTTTCAGCAGTGGCGAAGGGTAAAATAATACCTAAAACCGGAATCCCCCGGGAGCAACTCAATGAATGATCATCTCGCTTACGTATCCGACAATCGCTCCGTCCGCAATCCTATTCTTCAATTCTTAGCCGAGAAATGGTATACGATTCTCTATCTTTGGCACGCCATCTTAGGAATTTTTACCGAATTAGAAGATTCTCCGGAAGGTGAGAAACGTCCTGTTGTATTGGTTTCCGGATTTTTAGGAAGAACTCTTTCTTGGGAACCGATGCGTAAACATCTCATAGAAAATGGACATCCTGTTTATGTAATACCGCTCGGATTTCAGGTGGGAAATATTCGAAGAAAGAGCCAGATCCTAGAGGACTACATGGTTCAAAAGGATATTAAGGATTGTTATATCGTAGGTCATTCGATGGGAGGTTTGATCGCTTCCGGTCTTACATATAAAGGAAGAGATCGAGTGAAAAAGATCTTCATCTCCGGAACTCCTGTTCACGGAACGTATCTCGCTTATATCGCTCCGATCTTTATCAGCACTTGGCAGATGATGCCCGGTTCTAAGTTCCTTCAAGAAGCGGTGGAAATTTTTGAAAAGCTACCTAACGTGCAGTCCGTATTTACGAAAAAAGACCAGATCGTGATCCCTTCCGAAAATTCAAGGCTTGGACATTTCGACGACGTTGAACTTCCGGAGCTGGGACATCTCAATCTTTTTATGGGTCCCTTGGGTATTGAATGTCTTTTTGATCTTATTACGGCCGAGGAGAATAAGGACCCAAAGCCGATTCAAAAGAAAGCAGAAGTAGTGAAGTCCGAAACGGAAAGTCGTCGTTCCGTTTCCGGTAAAAAAGTTGAATCGCCTTCGAATCAGAAATCCGTTTCGAAGACGAAGAAGGCGGCGCCTAAAAAGTCGATCGTCAAAAAGAAATCTCCGGTTAAGAAAAAGAAAAGATAGAGTTTTTGTACCCAAGCCATCGGATTCCAATGACTTGAAATAAATTCATAAAATAATCTTTTGGATACTCCGGATAAAATGTAAACTTTTTGACTTATTTGCATTTAATTTCAAAGATGGATCTTAGTTTACTCTTTTAGATGTTAGATATGCAAATTTGCAAGGATTTGAATGTAAGCGATTTCTTAACGCTTAAAAAATTGCCCCTCTTTCTAAGGATGCACATCAACGGTTGCTCCGATTGTCAAAATGCAATTGCTGAATATTCTCAAAGAAATTTTATTTCCGACTCTGTTTTCGGGAAGCCTTTTGAGAAACAGAA encodes the following:
- a CDS encoding thioesterase family protein, with the protein product MIRDEIQLVTRISDLDTQRHVTSRTYENFCLEGRFRALEKNGFSLREILSQGIAIHPLESQIRFLAQQMEGADLKTETKAFPLKDGKIFWDQKVYSDSGTAAAEIKTLTVSEKEGRTIDLLPGEKSDISGFDQFPQIPDFKGTCKTVDTELITLYSERNIFGEYNPAYLWRIVEDSRWFFSTQTGLTLDRFVEMDTTMFFMGGVFRFFQPVPAGRKVRVSTWIHSFEKIRSYMRHEVTDVESGLRYFAVQDEQLVVSVSKSRPKKAPEEFQNLVREYVENYEYSQK
- a CDS encoding TetR/AcrR family transcriptional regulator translates to MKAQSRKKKESGIGVRERILDTATSLFYKQGFSNTGMRQIIQESNSVAASLYDHYPSKKELGLAYLARQEEKTLSDLQGLMDRYPDMAEFLRAWVILKEKQIRHGEFFGCPFAGFASQVMDADPEYTEFLKDIVSKWTRMISDYLQKAIGSGQLKRSMDIQYVARRMLMAYHGSVTMWRMTLELRYIREMEDSLREIVEEYRIL
- the msrB gene encoding peptide-methionine (R)-S-oxide reductase MsrB, whose protein sequence is MKYEVNKSEEEWKKELTPEQYKILRQKGTEMAFTGALYKNHEKGTYLCAACGAALFSSETKYESGSGWPSFYQPAKEEAVEKETDSSHGMTRTEVVCARCGGHLGHVFPDGPRPTGLRYCINSASLKFKKE